DNA sequence from the Dreissena polymorpha isolate Duluth1 chromosome 3, UMN_Dpol_1.0, whole genome shotgun sequence genome:
aaatgccccgcccctggcggccatgttgtttcatcgatctggaccatttttgaactcgaccgagatatcaatgacaccaatgttttgaccaagtttcatgacgattgggcaaaaattgtgccttctagagtgttcacaaggtttctctatagccatattaggaatactgccccgccccctggcggccatgtttttcaacggaccggaaccatttttgaactcaaccaacatatcatttagacaaacattttgacgaagttacatgaagattggacatcaaatgtgacttctacagtgttcacaaggtttttcttttttttgacctagtgacctagtttttgacccagcatggcccagtttcgaactcagtcgaggtatcaatgggacaaatgttctgaccaaatttcatgaataaatggaataaatgtggcctctagtgttcacaaggcaaaatgttgacgacgcacgacggacgatgcACGaaggacaaaaagcgatcacaaaagctcaccatgggcacgttgtgctcaggtgagctaataaaaggaaacgtcttgaggggcataactttggacaaaataatcaatttcaaagggccataactctctaaataaatcatcaaagcagaacccacaaataacatgcgcatctcctcaaggtagttacgcttcccataaagcttcattgaattccattagttggggggacaagacttgcactatatgtaaagtttatagaaaatttcaaagggccatatctcTGTGCAAAAATCATCCGACcgtaaccggctgataatatgcacatctcctgttggtagtgaagcttcccataaagtttcattgaattccggtcattaattgctgacaaatagcccggacaaaaattgtgcacggacagacggacacacggacagacgaagcagcgactatatgctgacctcaaaaattttgggggagcataaaaaacagcCATGCTCTTTGACCTTACGGACTATCTGATAATGTTTTAAGGAAAAAGGATTAACAAACATCAACGcagaatatctttttaaaagattcttattttaaatcaattataattgcgcacatttttcccaattgggctggtaccggtacttttcccaatctAGCAAAAATCTCTGAGCtcacatacacatgtaaacataTAACAGCGTGTCAAATAGATATAATTATAAGACATTGCCACACAAGAGAATCATGAAATTTCTTGCCTACAGGACATGATCTATAAATCATAACTTATTATTTCCCATTCAGACCTTAGACTATACCGAACATAATTTATCTGAAATAATCATAAGCATGAAAATATCTTATTTGCCCCAAGGGCACACTCAGTCACAAAACTGTGAAAGAAATAAAAGAgacgattaaaaaaaaagaataccgGTACTCAATCTTTTATTAAACATGTgtacatatttgttgtttttttttcctgatataataattaataaataaatattcaaagctctttatttattattattatcagagGTGTCAATAGGTATACTTAATATTGCGCCCTGAGGAAAGTGAATTGTATGCCTGAAGGACATTAATATACAAGCAGGCAAAATTTACTATATGTGCTATTATCCGAACCACCAAAATACAAAATGCTAAAGTGGTTTCCACATGTACCATCCATTAACACGAAAGGGCTTTAAGTCTTTGTTTTGAAGGTCTAATTATTGTTTAACATCTGTGCCATGTATGCGTTATAAGAACTTTTGCCAGCAGTTACATATACTTAATAACCTGTCACCCATTACAGTCATACCATCATTTCATTCATTACTTCATTCCCCCTGTAGCCATTAGGTAATTACATTAAAACCTTTGATATAGACTATTCTACCACCCGATGTCACACTGACCGATCACATGTCCACATTAACAGATTACCCCACACAGCTGTTAAAACATAGCAGTCCATAGGGACAGGATTTAAATCAGTTCTATGTATATTAAAAcaaccttttcacatattttggcatgtattgaagtttgtcattaaatgctttcaatggataaatttaaacattggaattgaaaagctccagtaaaacaataataaaattaaataaataaataatagtaacCCTTAATTGCGCCCAAACCATTGagccttggagtaaaagtctaccacttaaaccacttggccatccgtgctcatacagcgcaatgtgtattttatacttcatataagcattcctcgtagtGGCACAAAATAAAATggtaacaacagaactctccaaatgtttcacgtttgtagcgctttataatgtttaggattatacttcatataagcattcctcgtagtGGCACAAAATAAAATggtaacaacagaactctccaaatgtttcacgtttgtagcgctttataatgtttaggattttaaatcgtcaaaaaatgattatcatagatatttaagagcatggtaaatggtcagtattactgtttcctcgcaaatatcatatcAACAATGAGAATTCGCAAAtcttaaaacattgttttcagttttgtcaatttacaaaaacatgaaaatgtcAATGTAAGTGTATTGAATAATAGCACATATTACACAAATAACTACATGCTATAAATGGTATCACGGAAAATACCATTTCAATTTCATAGGTGTGTGTTCAATAATGAGAAATAATATGCtatcaattaaacaataaaataaaattaaatgcttATAATTGAGAATTCTGCGACAGCAAAGTCATTAAGACATATTAATATATTACATCATTCTTCCGTGGttcaaaaacatacatttaatgttaagcTTTCAAAAAGAGTTTTAATCTTTTATGATCACTTAATACTCCATTATAATAAATTGAGGACTGAAAGAAAACGTACAGGCATAGATCGTAATAATTTAGGCATTTAAATTTCAAAAAAGCCCATTAAATCCTGTTAACATAACCACTTCGCTTCATGATCCTACTCGAGACTTTGATTGCCTGAGCGtgccacaggagggaagcccatagtattattaatttttttccatatatatgctataaaagaaacaaggagtgcaacttcatttgccgaaaaacAAGACCacctttactgtaaaccatgtaactcgaacaatttttaacgaatcaactacacaacggttgttttcgaaagctaataaaatatttttttcaggaaaaattaacatcagtaacattgatccagcagtatttcgataccagccctcgGAAGTTGACACTCACGGAAAACATTTTGGTCGGACCCCGTAGTGTCCAATAAAGCTTCATTTTCCGGTCGTTTCAAACAGCAGAAACGCAAAGATTACCTGACTATTCGTCATATTAACGGTTATTTCCCgttcaataaacattaatgaatCGATAATACTACATTTTATAGTCATTCGCACATCATCAAAAGTGTTTTTcactttttcatgtgtaagtAAACAAGCAAGAGGTTTAATTTGTGAAGGAAGTGTCGGAATCCTCTGACGTCATTCGATAAAGCAATGTGTTCGCATGCGTTCTTTTTATTGGTTTGACGGAATTTCCCGAGGATCTCCGTAAAAAGGTGAGTGAGAAATTGATGAAAACCGACCAATcgtattttttgtttgcaaaatctCTGACGTCATCAAAGGGTTTCCCAGAGTAAAAATAGAATTTTTCTGTTTAGATTTTGTACTCGCGGATCGATAGACGCAAAAAATGGTGTTTACCATACTTTTTCGATAACAATGGGTATTGTAACcgattgaaaaatgtttaatgtgcatacagGTGCTGTTTATCTACCGTTTAATAACTTGGTTATTGAGTTTTAGCTCTTTTAAGTGCTCGACATGGAAAATCTCTTATGTGGACACTACGGTGTCCGACCAAACACGATTGTGTAAATGGGTCAACAAttgagggctggtatcgaaatactgctggatcaatggtactgatgttaatttttcctgataaattattttattagctttcgaaaacaaccgctGTGTAGgtgattcgttaaaaattgttcgagttacatggtttacagtaaagatggtgtagtttttcggcaaatgaagttgcactccttgtttctattaaaGCATATCCCAGCAAACATGCGTCGTCAATACAACGTCAGATTATAGTCGGATTTTGGTTGGCTGGTTATCAACCAAATGCCAACGTTGGTACAACGTTAAATTTCTAACATCAATAAAACGTTAGTTATCAACGTTGTACCAACGTCAACCCAACGTTGTATATTTATAAGAGTTAAATTTGATGATAACCGAGCCGGGTGGTTTAAACCGctcaaaatatgaaagaaaaagtAAATAACTTTTACAGTAAAATCGCTAAAAATCTGCAGGTGCCTTATTAACTCCCCTGCAGAATATCGAAATAGGTGGCGCTGCATTTCAACTCACAGTTTCGTACATGATTCttcgaaataatttttaaataaaagtccaaaactaaataattaaatatgttattttgtctTAATTTGTCATAATAAAGACATCTATAACAATAAACGATGGTAAACacttgtaaaacaataaaaactaaaaaGCGAAACTGTCGCGCATGCGCTCGGAGAACCGGATCTAACAAAAAAAACGTGTGCGAATAAACGTAAACATCCAACGAAAAACCTCCGATTCAACGAAAAACCTTCGATTCAACGGAAAAGAAAATAGAAAGATATCAACCAGGAAAGACAGGTATTCAAATGTATTATGTTTGTTCATGCATGAGTATGCCGAAATAACAGCGAGCATGCAGAGCGTCATTAAAAAAGAAAGTCCACTGTTTGAAAATGGGTGGGGTAAAGTAGCTAGTGTACTGATCGACTGTGTGGGGACAACAATTAACCAGCCgtccggttagctcagtcggtagagcactTTGTCTAGTGTTACGGTGGTCGTGGGTTTTTGCCCCACACTGGGTGCACGCTTACCTCTGATAATCACTTTAGTACTTAACTGACGATTTTCTACGGGCAATTCTCACTTTAGTCTCCTCGAAGGCATTTTCCATCTAGGTTACACTGATATATACTGATATATACTATTGTAACGCCTATCTACAATGACAGACAAGATTTGACTTCCATTGGGTCTGTTCTTCATGAGTGCTTATGGAGAGTGCAAGACCACTCCTGCCCCCACTGGCTTATGAAGTATTCTTTTTTAACAATAATGTGTAAACTATGATCTAAATGgacaagaaaatatatttttactgcTGCCACACAATCAAGCAATTAACGACTGCTGTTGTGATAGACTGATATATAGTTATTATAATCTAAAAAGTAGTACCattgtttaaattgtaaataaattaatttttaatgtaattttcaaatataaacaaagtacTGTTGCTTCGATGAAGGCAGATATGCCAGAGCCGACGATCTGGTGAAACCTTGTAGATAATTTAGTTTATTAAACTTTTATTACAAGAGCTAGATTTCAGCAGTAAAAATGAATGACTCCATGCATGTAAGAGTGTATATTAACTTAAATAGATGTAATTTACTAACTGCTAtatttgaaaattgcattttAAAGCATGCTTTTTAATTCCTTTTTCAGTTTAAAATTGGGTCAAGTATGTCATACTGGAAACGCTATCGTTCGAATGTAGCAGCTGTTCATGCCTTAGCAGAAAGTAGTAGTGATGAAGACCAACATCAGGAAGATCATGAGCTGTCTCATTCTCCAGATCATTTCACCAATGAGAACTTGTCTGATCCGTCTTCCAATGAGAGCTTTGACAATAATAACAGAAGTGAAGATAATTTTTCTGACTTTTCCTTTTCTGAAACAATTCAGTCCTCAGATTCTTCTGAGACCGAGTCAAGTTTATCAGAAGATGAAAGTgacaatttaaggaaaaatttgGCATCATGGGCAGCAAAACATAATGTGAGTAAAGTTTGTGTAGATGAATTGCTAACAACTTTACAGCCACATTGTAATGGCCTCCCAAAAGATGCAAGAACTCTTCTTAAGACTCCAAAATCAATAGACTTCAGTGAAAAATGTGGtggaaaatatatatactttggAATGAAAACGGatctactgaaaatattaaaattgaaatcattttctTTAGAAGAGAACACtgtaaaacttaattttaatatcGATGGAATACCTTTGTTCAAGTCAACAAGTGCACAGTTTTGGCCTATTCTTTGCAGTGTAAACAGTTACACACCATTCATGATCTGTATTTTCTATGGAGAAGGAAAGCCAAATTCACTCGAAGACTTCTTGTCTGATTTTTTAACAGAATTAAGTGAACTAATCCAGGACGGAATAAGTTTAGAAGATACGTTGATAAAGGTTGAAGCAAATGCTTTTATATGTGATGCTCCAGCTCGTgcatttctgaaatctattaaGGGCCACACTGGTTACAATGCCTGTGAAAGATCCACCATACATGGCTACCACACAGATCATCGTGTCGTTTTGGACTCTGATCATTCTTGTGAACTTAGAACTGATGAAGCCTTCAACGCAAATAGATACCGGGACACTGGGCACCAAATGGGAGAAACACCTTTAGTTACGTACGGAATCAATTGTGTTAAATCTTTTGCGCTTGATTACATGCACAAGGTATGTTTAGGCGTGGTTAAACGTATTCTTGGATTTCTAAAGCAGGGACCAACTAATTGCAGGCTATCTGCACAACAATTAACCCAAATTTCAACAAATCTACTAATGTACTCTGGCAAACTGCCATCTGAGTTTGCTCGTCAACCTAGAACATTATATGATTTTGAGCGCTGGAAGGCGACAGAGTTTCGGCAATTTTTGTTGTATACCGGTCCAATTGTCCTCAAAAAGGTATTGACAAAAGATATGTATGAACACTTCTTGTGTTTATCTGTCGGCATGTCCATTCTTCTAGAGAGTGATAATGAAACAAGGAATTTTTACTTGAACTATGCACGGGAATTAAtgacatattttgttacaaaaagcAAAGAATTTTACCACCCGAAATTCATTGTTTACAATGTACATTCACTTATTCATTTAGCAGATGACTGTGAACACTTTAATTGTTCGTTGAATGATATTTGCGCTTTCCCTTATGAAAATCATTTGCACTCAGtcaaaaaacttgttaaaaatgCTAAAAATCCAATAGTTCAAGTAGCTAAAAGGATCCAAGAGAGGAGTTATACAGCTAATGTCACAATTAAACAGAAATCTACATTTAGTGTTATTTccacaaaagaaaaaaacaactgtttccTACTACAAGATGGAACATACGCCTTTGTGAAAGAAAAAATTGACCAAAAAACTCTGCTATGTCAAATTCTGAAACCAGAACAAGCCGAGAACTTTTTCACCAAGCCCTGTGAGTCAAAGCTTTTCAACATTGCTTTCAGGAAGAATAATCTGCGACTGAAAAGGAAACGTGTTGCTGTTGGTGAACTGTATAAGAAGCTTGTGAGATTTCCATTTGAAAGGGGAGTTGTCCTCGTACCCATGCTTCATTCAATTGAGCACTGAGCAAAAGGTAAGAGTAAATTGAGTCTGCATCTGGTTAGCAAGTTATGAGCATGCTGCATGATTATTGAATGATTTAATAAATTATGAACTTTCTAAGAGCATGTTAACTGCTGCAGTGCCAtgtataaaatttaaataaattctgGCATAtagatataaagtataaatattcAGACAACTTTTTAtgtatatactgggggacatattgtttttgccctgtctgttggtctgtttgcgccaactttaacatttgctatttcttttgcaatattgaagatagcaccttgatatcaagcatgcatgtgcatctcatggagctgcacattttgagtggtgaaaggtcaaggtcatccttcaaggtcaaagcggTAAGGGGGACATAgcggtttcacaaacgcatcttgtttagtAGTTTCTTTTCTCAGCACTGCCATGTATGTGAAATCGAGACTTCCCAAAAGAGATACCAGAATGATTTTGTgtcaaaatttaaacattttaaacaggaTTTACTTTTCCAAAATTAAAATTGGGAATACAATAAAATGGGACCCCCTAGCTTTCGAGACCTCTGATAtgagaaactgttaaaaaaagaaaaataattagaaattttAACTcccaatatatacataaaaatataatgagTAATGATTTTTATCTTCAGAATGTACGCTTTAGTAGTGTGGTTGGAAAATGGAATTGAGGTAGAGGGAGTCATTCCAATTTCCTGGGTGGACTTCATAGAAAATGTGATATATTGGCCACCTGGAGTGGACGCAAAACCCTACATAGAAAAACTCAGCACGCCACTAATAACTTCCTGGAGATCCTTTCCGTTGAAGAAAGTTAAACATAAGTCTGGTGAGTAAAATTAACTTTAATAGAGGACGCTCTTAATGAACATCTGGCTTTTGTCAATTTCAATCGGGAATCCTCGGCTAATTCCGATTAAATCATGCCTCGGTGTATCTGGTGGAAGGACATGGGGTAAAACACCCCCAATTATTAGCTGGAGGTTAAGATGGGCCAAGAAGTAGTTCAAAGTAGTTCGGT
Encoded proteins:
- the LOC127872165 gene encoding uncharacterized protein LOC127872165, with product MYALVVWLENGIEVEGVIPISWVDFIENVIYWPPGVDAKPYIEKLSTPLITSWRSFPLKKVKHKSEQKSECDDYTFTTTQETDSEEEDLKRKPKKKSFQDYVTGSETSDACATGGTKTGDSEHEKSSE